DNA from Sphaerodactylus townsendi isolate TG3544 linkage group LG08, MPM_Stown_v2.3, whole genome shotgun sequence:
caaTAAACATTACTTGTTTAAGTGTCTTCAGTTTTTGAGTGGGGCATCCATACTCCTGTGGCTACTAACCTAACCCTTTTGGACTAAAAGGGCTACACAGATAAATGGAATAAAGTGAGTAAATATTGTGTATTTACTCTGTATTTTTAAATCTAGGACAAGCAGTGATGGCAGGACACGATTCTGGATCACATCCTCAATTCACAGGATTTCAAAAATACTTTAATTCTTATACCATAACAGGCCGAAGGAATGTAAGTATGCACTCAAATAACCATAAAGCATGCTGCTGAAATATGTTTGATTTTATTCATAGTGTCCTTTTGTGTTTCAGTACGTACTAGCCACATACGCAAGCCTTGCGATGATCATCCTATACTTCAAACTAAGGcctaagaaacaaaaaccagCTCTAACAGAGCAATAAAATTGGTAAGTGCCCAATCTCTTTCATTTCTGTCATTGTTTAGCAAGAAATAATATTGCATTTGATCTGATCTGGATAGCTTGATATCATCAAATCTTGGAATTTAAGCAGGGTTGATccaggttagtatttgaatgggagaccaccaaggaatggcAGGATTGCTACGCAATGGGGAGACTTGGAAGCCCTATTGAGTTGCAATAAGTTGCTTGCAACTTGCTGAGTGGGGATGGATTGCAATTTgccttaaaaaacccaataacatGAAGTCATTGTTCAcaggttatttttttatttccaagtTTGTGTTGTTTCTCGTTTGAACCTGAAAATGAAAAGGGGAGGGATTTCTACTAGTTCTTTTCCTGACAAACTTTCTGATGATCATCTAGGATTAGTACTCTTTGTAAGAAAATGCTACATGTAAATGTGTGGCCTGGGACCTGGGGTTGATGTTGACCCACATTGATAAAATAACCTACAGTTGAAGTCACTAAATATTTGTTTGTTACTTTGTAATTTTATATATCCTTCCCCTGCAACGTGGGACACATGTCCTGCAGTTCCTCACTGAAGCGTAATGGGAATCTTCATAGTAAAAATACAAGATAGCTGTTTTCAGTATCACTTTCTCTGATGTCTATAAATTAGATTCTGCCTTAACAGTCCATTTTCTTTCTTATCAGGTTGTTGATAGCGAACGTCCGATGTTGTATTGGTTCAGTCAGCAAAAACTGATTTACAGTTCAAATAAATCATGAACAATGATGGAGTCTGTCTTCTGTACACATTGCCATTAGTgaactaactgttctacataaaCAATGCATATTTCTAAAGTGGTCAATTTATAGTGCCTGTTTCATCTGTCCTGATAATGGGTGTTAGAACATAATAAAGGTAATTCCTAGTCGAGTACTTTTGCATTTCTGGAACATATTGCCTTGTATTCGGCTTGAAATGTAAGTTTTCATTTTGTAGTATGAGAGCAATACATTTTATGAGTACTGTTCTACTTAAATAGGCTGTTTCATCTATGACATTATAAACTTGGGGCAATGTGAAAAAATCAACTGAGCTTTAACAGAAACACTTTTCATTGGCATTGATGGATTAATAGCTGTTTAAAAACTTTATGTTTATATTAGAGTATTCATAGTTCTGCAGCCTAATTGCTGTTATGGATTTCTAAAACCACTTAATACCCAGCTAGAGGATCAACAAATACATATTAGAAACAAATTGTTACCCATGTTAGTTACTATGGTTTAGTCACATAGCAGACAGTTTTCTTACTAAACATAATGTTGTCCAGTCACTTGTCAGAGGGAAAACGCGTAACTACCTTCTCCCTGACACCTAAGAAAGGGCATATGCAAATCTTATTATGTTTCAGCCCAATGGTAAGTATTTAGAGTCCTATGGGAAATTGAGCCCTATGGGAAATTGGGCGGGatacaaatatgaaaaataaataaaataagtatccAATATATAAGTACATGATTGATTGCAGGAGAAGCTTAGAAATACCCACAATTTCCCTTGTTGTGCTTCAGAATGTTAAACTTGATGGTATTACTTCAAACAGACATTACTGCAATACTTCATGGTAAGAATTGCACAAAATGATTTGTCTTTAttacaaaatatcaaaaatataAAACTGTACAGAATGTAAAACTAGGGCAGTTGCCTTTTTAAAACCAACAGTTCAATTAACTTCTTGTGGGAATTCAACAACTGGTAAACAATGTTGTTAAAGCAATGTTGTAACTGAAAGCCGGCGGGACAGTTAAGAACCCATTATAGAAAAACAATTGGTGATTCTAGTATACACTTTGTGGAGAAGAGATTCTACACTTCTATCCTAAAATAATTTTTCTCCTGTCAAAGAGCTTGCTGTATGCATACAGAAAACATAAACAATGCCTCAAATAAAGATTGTCACATCTGTAGAAGGTCCATCTCGAAAGCATCAACTCAAATTATGCCAGCAGGCCAGCCTACTTCAAAGCATTTACTCAATCTATACTGTCATCCTTTGAATAAATAAGGCATCTCACAAAAGCCAAATAAGGTTGGTGAATTCTCTCTCCCTATTATAAAAAGAACCCAAAACTCCATGTGAAAACTCCAACTGAAGCTCTTTGAAGTGGTTAGACCTAGGAATATGAGAAAGTAAGTGCTGTGAAAAAGCTGTTCAAATAATGTATTATCCCTGTTGTTTACAACTGGTCTTGCAGTTTAGAGCTGACTTGAGGATACAAGAAATTCTCTGTACACTTCTCTAAATCAAAAGCAATCTTTTCCCACATCAAACCCATGATTTCAGTGACGAGTAACCTTCAGTTACTTGAAGGTGCAGCTTGGGTCACAGTTTACTTTGCTTGCTCTGGCAGAGAGATCCATTTCAGTTCATCATAGTGTTAAATAATGCAAATTATTCTGCAACCTTTACTCACAAGGCTTACACAACCAAGTTTTGAAATTTCATAGTTTACTGGGAACTATATGCCCCAGCAGAAAGAAGCAGATTTCTACGAGTGAAATGAAGATGTATGACAGGGGTTGATTTAGTCATGTAGGTACCTAACAACAAGTCCTGAGAGTTTTCAGGCAGGTTTATATGGCCAGTGGCTGTAGTAAAATCATCTGTTTCTAAGTCTTCAAAGGCTTTTACAGCATCCCACAACTTCACGGTGTTATCCATTGAACCTAATGAGAAATGGGACAAAGTTAATAAAATCTGCATTCACAGTGTAAGTAAATCCATTCAGTATGTATCACAATCAGGTTGACAAGTTAAAGTCTTTTGGAATACTAATGTCAGTGCTTTTTGTGTAAGAAAAATGGTGCCTGTACGTATGGCTAAAGATGGTTCAGTTTCTTCCCCCATCCCCTTCAAATCCCCCTTAGGCTGTTTCTGAGGATCCAGTCTCTTTTTCTGGCTAAATGGAACAAGCTCACACATTCCTGCCCGCTCCCCCAGGAGCCAAATTGCTAATATGCTGTATCAGTGAATACTGAGAAAACAAAAGCTGAGTAGCATTACAGAAGCTCACTGAATCACAGGATTTACGGTGAACAGATGAGCTCATTGTTAACACTGCATTCAATTATCATATCTGAGTAACTATGATGCCATGTTACAAACCTCTATGACTCTTACATTGTAACGCATCTTAAGACCTTTGGGTAGaggaaaaacaataaataaatgtttgtgtgCTCCTTTCCCTTTTATGTGAAATGCAGTTGAAGACTTTCGTGTTTCAGAAGCCTTGAATTGCACTTCCCTTTCCCATGATGACCTGGCAAACCATAGTTAATTCCTGTTTAGATTCCTGGCTTGGGAGGAAGAACTAGTGTACCTAAACATCTACATATGGTCATCATGACCAGTTAAAGCTTGAAGAATAGAGCTCTTTGTGCATAAGAAGCATGAAGACCACAAGAAATCACAACAAACAGCCATTATTTCTGACCCACTGAACAAGAAATCTTGATTTACATACCTGATGCTAAAATTTCTCCATCTCGACTGAACCGCAGTGCATAGACTGTATCAGTGTGTCCTTTTAACTCCCCCACCATCAAACCATGGCCAATATCCCAGAGAAGCACTCTTCCATCTGTAGCTCCAGTTGCCAAGAATCTtccgttaggagaaaatgctaatgaATGAATTGGTCCCTTGAACAAAAAAGTAAAGTCATTAACAGGATGACATGTTAGCATCTGTCTATATGTCAGTCATGATTACGAAAGTGCCTGCCTTTAGTATTTTGTAATTTTGCTATATAACCAACACTAGATAGATATACATGGAAGCAGGCCAGGGCTAAGGAGCAGAGCATCTGCTATGCCTGCATAATctaccaggttcaatccccagtatcatGAGTGAAAAGGATcatgtagtaggtgatgtgaaagacctatcTAAAGTGAGCCACAACCAGAGCCAATAATAATGACCTTGATAGACTAATTATTGAAtacagtataaggcaactttatGTGTTCAACACCTACTATTCCAGTCCCTTGCAATTAACTTCAGCTAAGATCCAAAATGTTTCTGAGTCACACACAATGTCTTAAGAGTCCCAGTAGGCTTTTTACTCTTTCAACAGTTACATTCCATGCTGTGTCTCAAAACTGCTTTGCAAAGTTCCTTCAATTTCAGCAGCAATTTGATAGATAGCACAGAAAACTGTTTGAAACACACAAGTTTCTAGTAGTATAATTTCACACTTTCAGAAATAATGTTCCCATTGCTGGCTGTGTTAGAAGTGgttagcatgatttttcaggttTGAATGATATTACCAAACATCAAAAAATGTGCAGATTTACAGCAAAGTATTTAAATCACTATCGGTTTCTTAACACTGGATAGCCAGATACGCAGGTGCAAGTAGGCCGTAAAGTAGTCTTTCCCTTCCCTAGTATAGCATATTTGtgggagattgtcagctccccaGCCACAGTAATCTGCAACCACACTAAAGGATTTGATAGTGGGAGGTATGGTTCCAAGTTAAAAGAGACCCAACAACATACATGCTATTTACCTTATGGGCACCGTCCTAAATTTCCCAATGAAAAGAACATCAGAATCTGTGTACAAATCTCCCAGCTCTTCTCTTCACTAGCTTGTAAGAAGTGGCGATACTTCTTACGTAACAAGTGCTTCTCCCTGCAAAGGAAACCAGCACCTTCCAGGTACAAAGTGGTGCTAGTGTCCTGCATTCCAAATCTGGCTTTAGGAGTGaagtccaaaaagaaagaaaacaagaaatgcaAGGTGTGCTTTTGAGGTGGTCCATCTCCACCAGCTGGCCATCCCTATCTCAGGGATTATCTCTATGCTTAGAAGCTCAAAACTACTATTTCCATGTGATTTTAATTACATTAGTTGCACACAGAGCAAAAGTAATTTTAGCATTATTTTACCTTATGTCCTGTGAATATTCTCACACAATTCCCATTCAGAACATCCCACAGCCGCACTGTCCTATCTGCTGAGCCTGTAGCAATGTAGTTGGAGTTTGGGTGAAAACGTGTACATGTGACATCAGCAAGGTGACCGGCAAAGATTCGCAAAGGTTGGTAATGATCTGTAGCCCACAAACTGAAAccagtacaaaaaaaaatcataacaagAAGAGTctaaaagcggcttacaaactccttcccttcctctccccacaacaggcaccttgtgaggtaagtggggctgagagagttatgagagaactgtgactagcccaagatcaccacccagcaggcttcacgtgtaggaatggagaaataaatccagttcaccaggtaagagtctgccgctcatggaggagtggggaatcaaacctaattctccagattagtgtccaccgctTTTAACTGTACACCAGAATTTGACGGCTTGTACTTTAAAAAGAGGCCATGCTTGTTTCACAAGGGTTTCCAAACTTGTTATTTTGAAGGACAAACATACTGCTTTGAGGATTTCATGACTCTAATTGCAGTTTTAACTACACCATGGACAGACTAAATGAATTTTTAATTCTTCTAAAGAAAAATATACTAAAAAGGAATCTCTTTTAATTTTTAGCACAGTACAAAGCAACTTCACTTGAAGGATTCATTCTAGATGAGATATACAGCTCACTGACACTTCAAAGATTATATCTAGATGAAAAGCGTCTGCAGATTCTTACCGAGCTATCCTGTCATGACCACCTGACACAAAGTAATATCCATAGGGTGAGAACTGGGTGTCCCACACAGGGTAGTTGTGTCCTTTGTACCCCACCAAGCAAGAAAATGTCAAGAGACTCCACAATCTGATTGtgccatcctctgaagatgataaCAAATAGTTCCTGTCAAACAGAACAGTAACGCCATATGAAAGTAACAATCTCAGCCCCAAAATATCTATCACAGAGTAGCACTTATAGTAATGCCAGGTGTGTTATAGATGGTTAACATAATATAACCAAACAGTCATAACGTAAATCATCAAAAACCTCCTCTTCAGCATACACCTGGGTGTTATTTCTTGTTCATTTTTTACTACAAGCAGAGttttaaatactttattttccCTTGTTCCTcactggggatccaaagtggcttacatcattctctcctccattttatcctcacaacaaacctatgaAGTGGGATAAgttagctcaaagtcacccaggaagTTTCGGTCTCctggattctagtctgacactaaccactatacaGAAAAGGTGGCTGACAGGCTATATGCTTGATCC
Protein-coding regions in this window:
- the ATP5MK gene encoding ATP synthase membrane subunit K, mitochondrial isoform X2, with protein sequence MAGHDSGSHPQFTGFQKYFNSYTITGRRNYVLATYASLAMIILYFKLRPKKQKPALTEQ
- the ATP5MK gene encoding ATP synthase membrane subunit K, mitochondrial isoform X1 codes for the protein MVDIWSGNGQAVMAGHDSGSHPQFTGFQKYFNSYTITGRRNYVLATYASLAMIILYFKLRPKKQKPALTEQ